The Nitrospiraceae bacterium genome has a window encoding:
- a CDS encoding transglycosylase SLT domain-containing protein, with protein MLIVLVWLGANWAYHAAQKPTEVFFPLDNSLDKSPRETWRQYGPLFREHATSSVTPELLAALAQVEGGGNPVARTYWRWRSTWNPFEWYRPASSAVGMYQMTDGTFRAAKRYCVHNHAVVEDGPWHDLESCWFNSLYTRVLPSHSIELTAASLDRDIASALGVRRGAAGVRQKQDLAALIHLCGAGAGRDFAARGFRLTPHQKCGDHDVAAYLGQVRGLTQQFTRLAAGAGGEPTLIRAR; from the coding sequence ATGCTGATCGTGCTGGTCTGGCTGGGAGCGAACTGGGCCTACCATGCCGCGCAGAAACCGACCGAAGTGTTTTTTCCGCTGGACAACTCGTTGGATAAGAGCCCGCGCGAAACCTGGCGGCAATACGGCCCGCTGTTCCGCGAGCATGCGACCTCCTCCGTGACGCCAGAACTACTGGCGGCGCTGGCCCAGGTCGAAGGCGGCGGCAATCCGGTGGCACGCACCTATTGGCGCTGGCGATCGACGTGGAATCCCTTTGAGTGGTATCGCCCGGCATCCAGCGCGGTCGGAATGTATCAAATGACCGACGGCACGTTCCGCGCCGCCAAACGCTATTGCGTCCATAACCACGCGGTTGTGGAGGACGGACCGTGGCATGACCTCGAATCCTGCTGGTTCAACAGCCTGTACACGCGAGTGCTGCCGAGCCATTCCATCGAACTGACGGCCGCCTCGCTCGACCGTGACATCGCCTCTGCGCTCGGCGTGCGCCGTGGCGCCGCCGGGGTGCGACAGAAGCAGGACTTAGCCGCCCTGATCCATCTCTGCGGAGCCGGGGCGGGGCGGGATTTTGCGGCCAGAGGATTCCGCCTGACGCCCCATCAGAAATGCGGCGACCATGATGTGGCCGCCTATCTCGGCCAGGTGCGTGGCCTGACGCAGCAGTTCACCAGGCTCGCGGCCGGAGCAGGCGGCGAACCCACGCTGATTAGGGCTCGCTGA
- a CDS encoding DUF3943 domain-containing protein — protein sequence MAVRTRSGSDRFERHTGPPASPEPTPASQRLDWDTGRGRSYVIPAAEVLTYIFLLNQYDRHFVEPREDYRTSGSTIRQHLTDSKWVIDNDQFKVNQFLHPYGGSVYYGLARSSGLSFWESFLYSTAGSFAWEIAGERTNPSINDMIATPIGGSLLGEALFRMAGLVLETDDGRPGFVREAAAAAISPPTGFNRLVFGHRFDAVFPSYHPATFFRLEAGGTLTSSSHNVSSSVTEHGAVGDLTLTYGLPGKSGYHYSRPFDYFDFHVTAVTANTLESLNTRGLLLGTTYASGNDTRGLWGLFGSYDYISPQVFRVSSTALSLGTVWQTWLSDDIALQGTALGGAGYGAADSIQRKEERDYHYGMTPQALLALRLIFGNRVMIDFTGREYYVSRVLSPEGNGQENIMRGDAAFTLRIFDRHGIAVRYAVAQRNAGYPSVEYRNQTVSTVSLMYVLLGSSGFGAVEWR from the coding sequence ATTGCCGTCAGGACCCGAAGCGGCTCCGATCGCTTCGAACGACATACAGGGCCCCCCGCATCGCCTGAACCGACCCCGGCCTCACAGCGTCTTGACTGGGATACCGGTCGTGGTCGCAGCTATGTCATTCCCGCCGCCGAAGTACTGACCTATATCTTCCTGCTGAACCAGTACGATCGCCATTTCGTCGAACCTCGGGAAGACTATCGAACCAGCGGCAGTACCATTCGTCAGCACCTCACCGATTCGAAGTGGGTCATCGACAACGATCAATTCAAGGTCAACCAGTTCCTGCACCCCTACGGCGGCAGCGTGTATTACGGCTTGGCCCGATCTTCAGGATTGTCCTTCTGGGAATCCTTTCTCTACAGCACGGCAGGGAGCTTCGCCTGGGAAATCGCAGGGGAACGGACCAACCCTTCGATCAACGACATGATCGCCACCCCGATCGGAGGCAGCCTGCTGGGAGAGGCACTGTTCCGCATGGCCGGCCTGGTTCTCGAAACGGACGACGGTCGTCCCGGCTTCGTTCGCGAAGCGGCCGCGGCCGCAATCTCGCCCCCAACCGGATTCAACCGTTTGGTCTTCGGCCATCGCTTCGATGCGGTGTTTCCCAGCTACCACCCTGCCACGTTCTTCAGGTTGGAAGCCGGCGGCACGCTGACCTCCAGCAGCCACAACGTCTCGTCGAGCGTAACCGAACATGGTGCCGTTGGCGATCTGACGTTGACCTATGGATTGCCCGGCAAATCCGGCTACCACTATTCGCGCCCCTTCGACTATTTCGATTTCCACGTCACCGCCGTCACGGCGAACACGCTGGAAAGTCTTAACACCCGTGGGCTCCTGCTGGGGACCACCTACGCATCGGGGAATGACACGCGGGGGCTGTGGGGTTTGTTCGGCAGCTACGACTACATCTCGCCGCAAGTATTTCGGGTGTCGAGTACCGCGCTGTCGCTTGGTACCGTCTGGCAAACCTGGCTGTCCGATGACATTGCGCTCCAAGGGACCGCACTGGGCGGCGCAGGGTACGGTGCGGCCGACAGCATTCAGCGCAAAGAGGAGCGGGACTATCACTACGGCATGACCCCGCAGGCGCTGCTCGCGCTGCGGCTCATCTTCGGCAACCGGGTCATGATCGACTTTACGGGGCGAGAATACTATGTGAGCCGGGTGCTCTCACCGGAAGGCAACGGCCAGGAAAACATCATGCGGGGCGATGCGGCGTTCACGCTGCGGATCTTCGACCGCCACGGCATCGCCGTCCGGTATGCCGTGGCACAGCGAAACGCCGGCTATCCGAGCGTCGAATATCGGAATCAGACGGTCAGCACGGTCAGCTTGATGTATGTACTGTTGGGGTCGTCGGGATTCGGCGCGGTGGAGTGGCGCTGA
- a CDS encoding aldo/keto reductase, whose translation MTGKGLKGMLGSGGMNRRQLLKTLGVAGSLAALGGPGRWAQALADTASSQAAGAVPMRPLGKTGVQVSAMCFGGAHWGRNQDDAEAIRILHEAIDAGMTFLDNAWEYNGGRSEELMGKGLQGKRQQVFLMTKVCTHGRDKKVAMQQLEESLRRLKTDYLDLWQIHEVVYEDDPDQHFAPNGAADALLEAKRQGKVRFVGFTGHKHPKIHLKMLSYDFPFDACQMPLNVFDGTYRSFEQEVVPVLQQRGIAAIGMKSLSGNAEPIKQGVVTPEEAIRYVLSLPIASLVSGIDSAAVLKQNLDIVRRFAPMTTAERDALRSRVAHYASDGQFELFKSTNRYDGRIGREQHGLS comes from the coding sequence ATGACGGGCAAGGGGCTCAAAGGGATGCTCGGGTCTGGTGGGATGAATCGGCGGCAGCTCTTGAAGACGCTCGGCGTGGCCGGCTCGTTGGCGGCGCTCGGTGGCCCCGGCCGGTGGGCCCAAGCCTTGGCCGACACGGCCTCAAGCCAGGCAGCCGGGGCGGTGCCCATGCGCCCGCTGGGAAAGACAGGCGTGCAAGTTTCGGCCATGTGCTTCGGCGGCGCCCATTGGGGGCGCAATCAGGATGATGCCGAGGCCATTCGCATCCTTCACGAAGCGATCGATGCCGGGATGACGTTTCTCGACAACGCTTGGGAGTACAACGGCGGGCGCAGCGAAGAGCTGATGGGGAAGGGCTTACAAGGCAAGCGGCAACAGGTGTTCCTCATGACCAAAGTCTGTACGCATGGCCGGGACAAGAAGGTCGCCATGCAGCAACTCGAGGAGTCGCTCCGCCGCTTGAAAACCGACTACCTCGATCTGTGGCAAATCCACGAAGTGGTCTACGAGGACGATCCGGATCAGCACTTCGCGCCGAACGGCGCGGCCGATGCGCTGCTGGAGGCCAAACGGCAGGGGAAGGTGCGCTTCGTCGGATTCACTGGCCACAAGCACCCGAAGATTCACCTCAAGATGCTCTCGTACGACTTCCCGTTCGATGCCTGCCAGATGCCCTTGAACGTGTTCGACGGGACGTACCGAAGCTTCGAACAGGAAGTGGTGCCGGTATTGCAACAGCGAGGGATTGCTGCGATCGGTATGAAGAGCCTGAGCGGGAACGCCGAGCCGATCAAACAGGGAGTTGTGACTCCCGAAGAGGCGATTCGCTATGTCCTGAGCCTGCCCATTGCGTCGCTCGTCAGCGGCATCGATTCTGCGGCCGTACTGAAGCAGAATCTCGACATCGTGCGCCGATTTGCGCCCATGACGACCGCCGAGCGCGATGCCTTGCGGAGCCGTGTCGCTCACTATGCGTCGGACGGCCAGTTCGAACTCTTCAAGTCCACCAACCGCTACGACGGCCGCATTGGGCGCGAGCAGCACGGCCTGTCGTAA
- a CDS encoding HAD family hydrolase: MAATHRRDSDGLAFVFDLDGTLIDSVYQHVLAWREATQAAGIELPVWRIHRQIGMSGGLMLAALLRETGRPVSDEQAARIQRIHSEAFAKQASSLRVLPGAQELLDTLAAENIPHAIATSGRLANARHALQLLRLRENTPVVTRDDVRFAKPDPDLFLAAGARLNVPMERCVIVGDSVWDLLAACRAFALSVGLLSGGYGREELERAGAYRVYQDPAELLKHLDEVGVRRERGAP, encoded by the coding sequence ATGGCCGCGACGCATCGACGAGATTCGGATGGATTGGCGTTTGTGTTCGATCTCGACGGGACGCTGATCGACAGCGTGTACCAGCATGTGCTGGCCTGGCGCGAGGCGACGCAAGCGGCCGGGATCGAACTGCCGGTCTGGCGCATCCATCGGCAGATCGGCATGAGCGGGGGGCTCATGCTGGCGGCCCTGTTGAGAGAAACGGGCCGGCCCGTTTCGGATGAGCAGGCGGCGCGAATCCAGCGTATCCACTCCGAGGCTTTTGCCAAACAGGCGTCTTCGCTGCGAGTGCTTCCAGGCGCTCAAGAGCTGTTGGACACCTTGGCTGCCGAAAACATTCCGCATGCGATTGCCACCAGCGGCCGCCTGGCCAACGCGCGTCATGCGCTGCAACTCCTCCGGCTGCGGGAGAACACGCCGGTCGTGACCAGGGACGATGTTCGTTTCGCCAAGCCGGACCCCGATCTCTTTTTGGCCGCCGGTGCTCGGCTCAATGTGCCGATGGAGCGTTGTGTCATCGTGGGAGACAGTGTCTGGGATCTTTTGGCGGCCTGCCGCGCCTTCGCGCTGTCGGTCGGGCTGCTGTCCGGCGGGTACGGCCGTGAGGAACTCGAGCGGGCCGGAGCCTACCGTGTGTATCAGGATCCAGCAGAGTTGCTCAAACATCTCGATGAAGTCGGCGTGAGACGAGAAAGAGGTGCGCCATGA
- a CDS encoding OsmC family protein, with the protein MQRKASAHWQGDLKTGKGTVSTDSGVLSQTQYSFSTRFENGKGTNPEELIAAAHAGCFTMALSAQLANAGLTADSLNTTATVTFEKQEPGWTVTGIKLDVKGRVPKADQAAWEKATQAAKTGCPISRLLNTTITMEAKLEQ; encoded by the coding sequence ATGCAGCGGAAAGCTTCGGCCCATTGGCAGGGAGATCTAAAAACAGGCAAGGGTACGGTCTCGACCGACAGCGGCGTCCTGTCGCAAACCCAATATTCGTTTTCGACGAGGTTTGAAAACGGCAAGGGGACCAATCCGGAAGAATTGATCGCGGCGGCGCATGCGGGCTGTTTCACGATGGCGCTGTCTGCGCAACTCGCCAATGCCGGGCTCACCGCTGATTCGCTTAACACGACTGCGACCGTGACGTTCGAGAAGCAGGAACCGGGGTGGACTGTGACCGGGATCAAGCTTGACGTGAAGGGCAGGGTCCCCAAAGCGGACCAGGCTGCCTGGGAGAAGGCCACGCAGGCCGCAAAGACCGGCTGTCCGATTTCACGCCTGCTGAATACCACGATCACGATGGAAGCCAAACTCGAGCAGTAA
- the bamE gene encoding outer membrane protein assembly factor BamE, translated as MTRRIPISVLLGLCLSLAGCISTGTSKLADEPTMEQIKVGESTKQQVESLLGDPANRQAIEMGGASREWWAYNYSTSVVNPLDYVLLYGLWNNGIGTPDTRHDLSIFFDHRGVVTSLSRTKTDYDFGRPFSEMHLESTADKATSFQQPAQRTVRFQDKVEYRY; from the coding sequence ATGACGCGACGCATCCCGATCTCGGTGCTACTAGGCCTCTGTCTGTCGCTTGCCGGCTGCATTTCGACCGGCACTTCGAAACTCGCCGACGAGCCGACCATGGAACAGATCAAGGTGGGTGAGAGCACCAAGCAGCAGGTTGAGAGCCTCCTGGGTGATCCTGCAAACCGGCAGGCCATCGAGATGGGCGGGGCGAGCCGTGAGTGGTGGGCCTACAACTACTCGACGTCGGTGGTCAATCCGTTGGACTATGTGTTGCTGTATGGATTGTGGAACAACGGCATTGGGACGCCGGATACCAGGCATGACCTCAGCATCTTCTTCGACCACCGCGGGGTGGTGACCAGCCTCTCGCGGACGAAGACCGATTACGACTTTGGTCGCCCCTTCAGCGAGATGCATCTTGAGAGCACGGCCGATAAGGCGACCAGCTTTCAACAACCGGCCCAACGCACGGTGCGATTCCAAGATAAGGTGGAGTATCGGTATTGA
- a CDS encoding transporter, producing the protein MKQARGQRLIALLVVVLTLWPGIVTALDHDNLDPNRPIGMEDAYAIPKGEIGMEGGVRFNDRREGRTRVVFQPQIIYGAFNNTQIEIQGDLFTEPHSLVGAAKSGDLHVGVLYNFNTETLNIPALALRVEADFPTGVNSKGVDTQVTGILTRSFGRLRTHLNVGYTVLGSPQGQERPGAYRAVAAVSYPLGYPTSFRDTLIASVYSRESDLRGQRNHTGAEVGLRHQLTSRIVLDAGLGTEFAGPADRAALLGTFGVSVGF; encoded by the coding sequence TTGAAGCAGGCAAGAGGACAGAGGCTGATCGCGTTGCTGGTTGTCGTCCTCACCTTGTGGCCTGGTATCGTGACGGCTCTGGATCATGACAACCTCGACCCCAATCGGCCGATCGGGATGGAAGACGCGTATGCGATTCCAAAGGGCGAGATCGGGATGGAAGGGGGTGTCCGGTTCAACGACCGTCGCGAAGGACGGACTCGCGTGGTGTTTCAACCGCAGATCATCTACGGCGCGTTCAACAATACTCAGATCGAGATCCAAGGCGATCTGTTCACCGAGCCCCATTCGTTGGTCGGGGCGGCCAAGTCGGGAGACCTGCATGTGGGTGTGCTGTACAACTTCAATACGGAAACGCTGAACATCCCGGCTCTGGCGTTGCGGGTCGAGGCGGACTTTCCCACGGGCGTGAATTCCAAAGGCGTCGATACGCAGGTCACCGGCATCCTGACACGCTCGTTCGGTCGTCTGCGCACTCACCTGAACGTCGGCTATACGGTGTTGGGATCGCCGCAGGGGCAGGAGCGGCCGGGAGCCTATCGGGCCGTCGCGGCGGTGAGCTATCCGCTTGGCTACCCCACCAGTTTTCGCGATACGCTCATTGCCAGTGTGTACTCCCGCGAGTCCGACCTGCGCGGGCAGCGTAACCACACCGGCGCCGAGGTCGGCCTTCGGCATCAACTCACCTCGCGGATCGTGTTGGATGCGGGGCTCGGCACCGAGTTCGCTGGGCCTGCCGATCGTGCGGCTCTTTTGGGGACCTTCGGAGTGTCCGTCGGGTTCTAG
- a CDS encoding DUF4396 domain-containing protein, translated as MMELEMGPTSPSTATGREACCGEEPAGHKAVGHAVGHAHHQHRPATASGKQHGTHQEIFLNRTALMATLHCLSGCTIGEVLGMAVGTVLGWSNWPTVGLAVALAFLFGYGMTLYPLRRAGMAWSTALALAFASDTLSMSTMEFVDNALMLVIPGAMDVGLSDPLLWATLVLSLVLAGPAAFPVNRWLIARGKGDALVHEHHCH; from the coding sequence ATGATGGAGCTTGAAATGGGACCGACTTCACCGTCCACTGCTACGGGACGCGAGGCTTGCTGCGGCGAAGAGCCGGCCGGACACAAGGCCGTCGGCCATGCTGTAGGTCACGCGCACCACCAACACAGGCCGGCGACTGCATCGGGGAAACAGCACGGAACCCATCAGGAGATTTTCTTGAATCGAACGGCGCTAATGGCGACGTTGCATTGCTTGAGCGGTTGCACGATCGGGGAGGTGTTGGGCATGGCGGTCGGGACTGTGTTGGGTTGGAGTAATTGGCCGACCGTTGGCCTGGCCGTCGCCTTGGCTTTTCTCTTCGGGTATGGCATGACGCTCTATCCCTTGCGTCGGGCCGGGATGGCTTGGAGCACGGCCTTGGCGCTGGCCTTTGCGTCCGATACGCTCTCGATGTCGACGATGGAATTCGTCGACAATGCGCTCATGCTGGTGATCCCCGGCGCCATGGACGTGGGCCTCTCCGACCCGTTGTTGTGGGCCACCCTGGTATTGTCGCTCGTCTTGGCCGGGCCTGCCGCCTTTCCCGTCAATCGTTGGTTGATCGCGCGGGGAAAGGGGGATGCGTTGGTACATGAGCACCATTGCCACTGA
- a CDS encoding sigma-70 family RNA polymerase sigma factor: protein MSNEPESAVLHDISQRLMGEASAFRAFLRKRVSDDHVVEDLLQQSLMKAIERHHALKQADNVVGCFYRILRNDTVDYYRSRAAEQRKEEGWQQELERAEDDKVPSLDAARPTVCACLGTLFPELRPAYADLIRRIDLEGESPAAVAKALGVTANNLTVRLHRARQALRERLEQACGFCTKYGCV from the coding sequence ATGAGCAATGAGCCTGAATCGGCGGTTCTTCACGATATCAGTCAACGGTTGATGGGGGAAGCATCTGCGTTCCGAGCCTTCCTCCGCAAGCGGGTGAGCGACGACCATGTCGTGGAGGACCTGCTGCAGCAGAGTCTGATGAAGGCGATCGAGCGCCACCATGCGTTGAAACAGGCCGACAACGTCGTCGGTTGTTTCTATCGCATCCTGCGGAACGACACGGTGGATTACTACAGGTCTCGTGCCGCGGAGCAGAGAAAAGAGGAGGGGTGGCAGCAGGAGTTGGAGCGTGCGGAGGATGATAAAGTCCCGTCGCTCGATGCTGCGAGACCGACGGTCTGTGCCTGTCTGGGGACGTTGTTTCCGGAGTTGCGGCCGGCCTATGCCGACCTCATTCGGCGGATCGACTTGGAGGGAGAATCACCGGCGGCCGTGGCCAAGGCGCTGGGCGTCACCGCCAACAACTTGACCGTGAGGCTCCATCGGGCTCGTCAGGCATTGCGCGAGCGGCTCGAACAGGCCTGCGGTTTTTGCACGAAGTATGGCTGTGTGTAA
- a CDS encoding BON domain-containing protein codes for MPTRSINLLCLFLLLTLLQSCGLRSVQTGSDLRNDSTISTDVEAKLKADRLEDLSEILVSTEAGTVTLVGSVQTPQQKARAAELARQVKGVKRVKNDVEIRGHFIEDSR; via the coding sequence GTGCCGACTCGATCGATCAACCTGCTCTGTCTGTTCCTCCTGCTCACGCTCTTGCAGAGTTGCGGTCTTCGTTCCGTTCAGACGGGGTCCGATCTCCGCAACGACAGCACGATCTCCACCGACGTGGAGGCGAAGCTGAAGGCCGACCGCCTGGAGGATCTCTCGGAAATCCTGGTCTCCACGGAGGCCGGCACCGTGACTCTGGTCGGTTCCGTCCAAACTCCTCAGCAGAAAGCGAGGGCGGCCGAACTGGCGCGCCAGGTCAAGGGCGTCAAACGCGTCAAAAATGACGTCGAGATCCGCGGCCACTTCATCGAAGACTCCCGCTGA
- a CDS encoding AsmA-like C-terminal domain-containing protein produces MNSWKWQGLGAQGAVRWVLLGLLLVLCLAIAGLLAVPVLLNSSLVTNWALQQVEQRTGFRITSESTRWQLWGGPRLVMAKPEVHDGPATDPFFLADRLEFSFQFLPLLDGKLVGQQLVIDRPTLRVRRERSGSWSIGAKPTVESSEPSRGPLAVLDDVGTVFVTGASLTVHDESGRALRQPMKIELSRATLMQSVPGRSATIHMAGEIPQERDRAAFTFDGTLVQSAPDPAQRETTGQLQMEGDAQFHRVDVPHLISAWTPLQPISDGLRGSAQASAHLRLTPRMGGYDLSADTWSVTLSDLSLQGSAEITGMGSPAPRLAATVTATPVTMTRLMSQTPSAWMPSELRANLQSRGVDGLLTLQSLSVAGPIASDGGWTIAGSAAVRNGRAQIDPQLPVLEDLAATLLYDAQQLRVIGLRARCGPVRLFGEELLVMQWLNAPRYDIRVKGQSPLAGVLELVGRLDLPARVRGQLSQIRQVQGDLELVAHVVGGTDGMGHTPIVDVELSTQEAGFATSWLPLPLDQIKAKIRASTTVVQVERLEGRLGPIGLTAGGTVTSTKAGTLADLRLSAVAQSSELGQLFGAEQPERLRLKMEGLARLEAAVTGPLDRPRMQGAIELKAVELRLPPVITKARHVPATLSFDARLTEAVTLQLRRAALTFGSVRLFADGTLSLEKEQSFAVNVRSKGLSLKTVPQGLSLGPLTAGFLRAALHVEGRIRDRESYRASGQVTLDEGVIRSERLAAPVRDLFVTLRFDRDRIDVPRLTFRLGDSDARVSGVIDHWTHAPAARLLVQSSQLNVETLQPVPSSLDSHADDTGQTAWWRDATVDATLFIDHLYHRKLFVTGLSCHIGWAHGALTVDRVSGDTDDGHVAGRVVLRHEGPRSAQVRTEFRVGGMSVERLLGLATDRPVLTGWLTTSGKVQGEFVQTAPQLKSLTSRRPIQVLVEDGRILDFPVITKLLYVMNLPVLLMGEVNFEERGLSFRRLKIVAGVDHGIVVVKQFLLDSPVLKLSGIGKYDLMADEFDMVVAASPLGSYSGLLKTLPLFRTLLAGDRQGFDTAMFSVSGKAKEPEVRYLPEETFVNGVRGTAQLAFDILVNAINLPKDAFELTEELIGSEGGEP; encoded by the coding sequence ATGAACAGCTGGAAGTGGCAGGGGCTGGGGGCACAGGGAGCGGTCCGCTGGGTTCTGCTCGGACTTCTGTTAGTGCTGTGCCTTGCGATCGCGGGTCTTCTCGCAGTCCCTGTCCTGCTCAACAGCTCGCTTGTGACGAACTGGGCGTTGCAGCAGGTCGAGCAGCGAACCGGATTCCGCATCACCTCCGAATCCACTCGATGGCAGCTGTGGGGCGGGCCCCGCTTGGTGATGGCCAAACCGGAGGTTCACGACGGTCCCGCGACCGATCCATTTTTCCTGGCTGATCGGCTCGAGTTTTCCTTCCAATTCTTGCCTCTCCTCGACGGCAAGCTCGTCGGGCAACAGCTCGTGATCGATCGGCCAACGCTCCGGGTACGCCGTGAACGTTCCGGTAGTTGGTCAATCGGGGCCAAGCCGACCGTCGAGTCGAGCGAACCCTCACGAGGTCCCCTCGCCGTGTTGGACGATGTCGGTACGGTTTTTGTGACGGGGGCGTCGCTGACGGTGCACGATGAGAGCGGTCGGGCGCTACGACAGCCGATGAAGATCGAGCTCAGCCGCGCTACGCTTATGCAGAGTGTGCCCGGCCGCAGTGCGACTATTCACATGGCGGGGGAAATTCCGCAGGAGCGGGACCGCGCAGCCTTCACCTTCGACGGCACCCTGGTTCAGTCCGCGCCGGATCCTGCGCAGCGCGAGACGACCGGTCAGTTGCAGATGGAGGGCGATGCGCAGTTCCATCGCGTCGACGTGCCTCATCTGATCTCCGCCTGGACGCCTCTCCAACCGATATCAGACGGCTTGCGCGGCTCGGCGCAGGCTTCAGCCCATCTGCGATTGACGCCGCGAATGGGAGGGTATGACCTCTCTGCGGACACCTGGTCGGTGACGCTTTCCGACTTGTCGCTGCAAGGCAGCGCCGAGATTACCGGCATGGGAAGTCCGGCACCGCGTTTGGCCGCGACTGTGACGGCAACGCCGGTGACGATGACCAGGCTGATGAGCCAGACGCCAAGCGCCTGGATGCCCTCAGAACTGCGGGCCAATCTTCAAAGTCGCGGCGTCGATGGTTTGCTGACCCTCCAATCCCTGTCCGTCGCGGGCCCGATCGCGTCCGACGGAGGCTGGACGATCGCCGGTTCCGCCGCCGTTCGGAATGGACGCGCCCAGATTGATCCGCAGCTGCCGGTCCTCGAAGACCTGGCCGCGACGCTCTTGTATGACGCGCAGCAACTCCGCGTCATCGGACTCCGTGCCCGCTGTGGACCAGTTCGCTTGTTCGGCGAGGAGTTGCTGGTGATGCAGTGGCTGAATGCGCCTCGCTATGACATACGGGTCAAGGGGCAATCGCCCTTGGCAGGGGTGCTCGAACTGGTCGGTCGGCTCGATCTCCCGGCTCGGGTTCGGGGTCAACTGAGCCAAATTCGGCAGGTGCAAGGGGATCTGGAACTCGTGGCGCATGTGGTCGGCGGGACGGATGGCATGGGCCATACTCCAATCGTCGATGTGGAGCTCAGCACCCAGGAGGCGGGCTTCGCTACGTCCTGGCTGCCGCTGCCGCTCGATCAGATCAAGGCCAAAATCAGAGCTTCGACGACGGTCGTGCAGGTGGAGCGACTGGAAGGACGCTTGGGACCGATCGGGCTGACCGCGGGCGGCACCGTCACGAGCACCAAAGCCGGCACATTGGCGGATTTGCGGCTGTCCGCCGTGGCCCAATCCTCAGAACTGGGCCAGCTCTTCGGTGCGGAGCAACCTGAGCGGCTCCGGCTGAAGATGGAGGGACTTGCTCGGCTCGAAGCTGCGGTCACAGGACCGCTCGATCGGCCGCGGATGCAAGGAGCCATAGAATTGAAAGCCGTCGAGTTGCGGCTGCCTCCCGTCATTACCAAGGCTCGTCACGTCCCTGCTACTCTGTCGTTCGACGCGCGACTCACAGAGGCTGTGACCCTGCAGTTGCGCCGCGCGGCCCTTACGTTCGGATCGGTTCGCCTGTTCGCTGACGGGACGCTTTCGCTGGAGAAGGAACAGTCGTTCGCCGTCAATGTGCGCTCCAAAGGTCTGTCGCTGAAGACTGTGCCGCAGGGCCTGTCGTTGGGACCTCTGACCGCGGGATTTTTGCGTGCCGCGCTTCATGTCGAAGGTCGCATTCGCGACCGGGAATCCTATCGGGCTTCCGGACAGGTGACCTTGGACGAGGGCGTGATACGGAGCGAACGACTGGCGGCGCCGGTCCGCGATCTCTTCGTCACGCTCCGGTTCGATCGCGATCGGATCGATGTGCCCAGGCTGACCTTCCGTTTGGGCGACAGCGACGCCCGCGTGAGCGGCGTCATCGACCATTGGACCCATGCGCCTGCGGCAAGGTTGCTCGTCCAGTCGTCGCAGCTCAATGTGGAGACGCTTCAGCCGGTTCCATCGTCCCTGGACTCACACGCCGACGACACCGGTCAGACCGCTTGGTGGCGGGATGCGACGGTGGATGCCACGCTATTCATCGACCATCTCTATCACCGGAAACTATTCGTTACCGGGTTGTCTTGTCACATCGGGTGGGCTCACGGCGCGTTGACGGTGGATCGGGTCAGCGGCGACACCGACGATGGACACGTGGCAGGGCGGGTCGTCCTGCGGCACGAGGGACCTCGCAGCGCGCAGGTCCGCACCGAGTTTCGGGTGGGCGGGATGTCGGTGGAGCGGCTGCTTGGGTTGGCGACGGACCGGCCGGTCCTCACCGGTTGGCTCACGACCAGCGGGAAGGTGCAGGGTGAATTCGTGCAGACCGCGCCGCAACTGAAATCGCTCACCAGTCGCCGTCCCATCCAAGTGCTTGTGGAGGACGGCCGTATCCTCGATTTTCCCGTCATCACGAAACTGCTGTACGTGATGAATCTGCCCGTGCTGCTGATGGGTGAAGTGAATTTCGAGGAACGGGGTCTTTCCTTTCGACGACTCAAGATCGTCGCCGGGGTGGATCACGGGATCGTGGTGGTCAAACAATTCCTCCTCGACAGCCCGGTCCTCAAACTCAGCGGAATCGGGAAGTACGATCTCATGGCGGACGAGTTCGATATGGTAGTGGCGGCCAGTCCGCTAGGTTCCTATTCGGGGCTGCTGAAGACACTCCCCCTGTTTCGGACCCTCCTTGCCGGAGACCGGCAGGGGTTCGATACGGCGATGTTTTCGGTCTCAGGCAAGGCCAAGGAACCGGAGGTGCGGTACCTGCCGGAGGAAACGTTTGTGAACGGGGTGAGGGGGACGGCCCAGCTGGCCTTCGACATTCTGGTCAATGCCATCAACCTGCCGAAGGACGCCTTCGAGCTGACCGAAGAGCTGATCGGAAGCGAGGGAGGGGAGCCATAG